Below is a window of Arthrobacter sp. SLBN-112 DNA.
CGGTCCGCCGATCCGGCAGGCGCCGGCTTCATCCTGGACGACGGCCCCGGAAGCGCCGCTGGAGGGCAGGAGTACGTGGCAGGCTGGCCCGGCCCGGATTCGGAAGAGCTGGCCAGCACGGCTGCGGGCAGGCCAGGGGCACGCCTGACCCTGATCGTCGCCGGAGCCGCAGCGGAGGTGCCCGCCCCGCCTGGATTCTCCCCCGCCGCCGAGAGGCTTCTGCTGAGCGCCCCGACAGCCCAGCTGAACACGGGCCTCGACCTGCCCGAGAATTCCCAGGTGGCCCTGGCACCCATGGAAACCTACGACGCCGTCGAAATCACTGTCTTTGACCACCCGGTGGCCAGGGGCCGCATCCAGGTGCGCGACGAAGTTGCGGTCGTCGCCATCCTCGAAGTCCCCGAGGGCCCGGACCAAGAGGTTTTCACGCGTGCCCTGTTCGCGGCCATGGCTGAAGAAGCATTTTTGCATGGTGCCGGGGACCTGAACATGGTGGTTGAACCGGATGCAGCCGCCGGCTTTCAGGAGTCCGGCTGGACCACCGCGGGCCGCCTCCTGGGCTTCGCCACGGAATAACGACGGCGGCCCGCGCCTAATCCGGCCGTCCCACCACCACCTGCGCCGGGCTGTGCGTGAGGTAGCCGTTCGCCCACGAGAACAAGGCCCGGACTTTCTGCTGGAATCCGGGCAGCAGGGCGAGATGGACAGCGAGCCAGGACACGAAAGCCAGCGGCCCCTGCAATTGCAGGCGCCGGCGCCCCAGCTCCGCCACCGCTGCGCCCCGGCCCACCATGGCCATGTATCCCTTGTCCCAGTACCGGAAGGGCTCCCGTGTGCCGCCGGTCAGGTCCGCATAGATGTTTCGCGCGGCCCATTTGCCCGATTGCTGGGCCACCGACCCGAGCTGCGGCAATTTGTGGCCAGCGGCATCGGTGATGTTGGCGGAGTCACCCAGCACGTAGACGCCCTCGAAGCCAGGAACCGTCAGGTCGGGTTGGACATCCACGCGTCCGCCCCGGCCTTGTTTCAGTCCGGACTCCGCAATGATCCTGCCGGCCTGGAGTCCACCTGCCCACACCACGATCCGGGCAGGAATATCGGTCCCATCCTTGAGGGTCACACCGTCAGGCCTTACGTCGCCCACGGCCTGGCCCATGTGTAACTGGACTCCCAGCTTGGTCAGGCGGTCCCGTGCGTAGGCCTGGGATTTTTCCGAGAAGGCGGCCAGCACGTTGGGAACCATATCCATCAAATGCACGTGGCAGCGTGCGGCCAGCCCCGGCGAAAAGTACTTCGGCACCAGGTATTTGACGTTCTCGGCCAACGCTCCTGCGGTCTCCACGCCCGTGGGGCCACCGCCCACCACGATGACGTCGGCCCCGGCAGCGGGCTCACGGTCGGCCTCGTCCAGCATTGCGGTGATGGCGGCGCTGAGGCGGGTGGCATCGGCCACCGAGTACAGCGGGTAGGCGTGTTCTTCGGCGCCCGGCGTGTTGAAGAAATTCGGCACCGCACCGGTGGCGATCACCAGGGCCCGGGCCCGGTAGCTGGATCCGTCCCGGGTTGTGACAGTGCGGTTGGCAGCATCGATGGCGGTCACCTCCGCCGTCAGGACCCGCACGCTGTTGATGCGCCGGAATTCGGAGCGGAGCGGCCGGGTGACCGCCGAGACGCCGATCTGGGACGCAGCCACCTGGTAGAGCAGCGGCTGGAACTGCTGATAGTTGTTCGTATCGACCAGCAACACCCGGATACCCTTGCGGCCCAACTCCTCGGCGGCCGTCTTTCCGGCGAAACCGCCGCCAACCACAATCACCTGATAAGAATCGTCCATTCGAGCAACATACCCCTCCCCGGTCACGAGTAACAGGGACTCCGGACACCGGCCGGACCGGACGGACACCGGTGCAACGGCCGGCACCTAAGATGGCGGCATGGAAGACGAAGCCCTGGTGGACAGTGCGGACAGGCTTTATGCCGGGGATCTTGACGGCTTCATCACGGCCCGGGCTGCTGCCGCCAAGGAGGCGGCGGGACAGGACAAGGAGCTGGCGGCGGCGATCCGCGCCCTGCCGAAACCGTCGGTGGCCGCCTGGGCGGTGAACATGCTGGCCCGGCAACGACCTGACGTCCTGGCTGGCCTGTCCGCCCTGGGGGAAAGGATGCGCTC
It encodes the following:
- a CDS encoding NAD(P)/FAD-dependent oxidoreductase, with amino-acid sequence MDDSYQVIVVGGGFAGKTAAEELGRKGIRVLLVDTNNYQQFQPLLYQVAASQIGVSAVTRPLRSEFRRINSVRVLTAEVTAIDAANRTVTTRDGSSYRARALVIATGAVPNFFNTPGAEEHAYPLYSVADATRLSAAITAMLDEADREPAAGADVIVVGGGPTGVETAGALAENVKYLVPKYFSPGLAARCHVHLMDMVPNVLAAFSEKSQAYARDRLTKLGVQLHMGQAVGDVRPDGVTLKDGTDIPARIVVWAGGLQAGRIIAESGLKQGRGGRVDVQPDLTVPGFEGVYVLGDSANITDAAGHKLPQLGSVAQQSGKWAARNIYADLTGGTREPFRYWDKGYMAMVGRGAAVAELGRRRLQLQGPLAFVSWLAVHLALLPGFQQKVRALFSWANGYLTHSPAQVVVGRPD